A genome region from Camelina sativa cultivar DH55 chromosome 10, Cs, whole genome shotgun sequence includes the following:
- the LOC104717273 gene encoding acid phosphatase 1-like has product MASSPRSFSILFFFFIFLIDPSISTRTSFIKLPGSVDGSRYCDSWRLAAETNNAGTWDVIPSVCVDSVADYLNGEQFLSDYNVIADYVIAFAKTVEISGDDKDVWIFDIDETLLTNIDYYKAHGYGSEPFDSNSYNEWVVQGTAPAFDASLRLYNALKKLGFTIILLTGRDEDQRSFTETNLRDVGYSGWERLLLRGPKDQGTSATNYKSEQRSKLIEEGFKIRGNTGDQWSDLLGFAVADRSFKVPNPMYYIA; this is encoded by the exons ATGGCGTCTTCTCCTCGTAGCTTTTcgattttgttcttcttcttcatcttcttaatcGATCCTTCCATCTCTACTCGCACCTCCTTCATCAAACTCCCGGGAAGCGTCGACGGATCTCGTTACTGCGACAGTTGGAGATTAGCCGCCGAGACCAACAACGCTGGAACTTGGGATGTGATCCCTTCCGTTTGCGTTGATTCCGTCGCTGATTATCTCAACGGAGAACAGTTCTTATCCGATTACAATGTCATCGCCGATTACGTCATCGCTTTCGCGAAGACGGTTGAAATCTCCGGCGACGACAAGGACGTGTGGATCTTTGATATCGACGAGACGCTCCTCACCAATATCGACTACTACAAGGCTCATGGTTACGG GTCTGAACCATTCGACTCGAATAGTTATAATGAGTGGGTAGTACAAGGAACAGCTCCAGCTTTTGATGCGAGTTTAAGACTTTATAATGCTCTCAAGAAACTTGGTTTCACTATCATTTTGCTAACCGGACGAGACGAGGATCAAAGGAGTTTCACCGAGACAAATCTCCGTGACGTCGGTTATTCCGGTTGGGAACGGCTCCTCTTGAG AGGTCCAAAGGATCAAGGGACATCAGCTACAAATTACAAATCAGAGCAGCGGTCGAAACTGATTGAGGAAGGTTTCAAAATCCGAGGCAATACCGGTGATCAATGGAGTGATCTTCTTGGTTTTGCCGTGGCTGATCGTTCTTTCAAAGTCCCAAATCCCATGTACTACATTGCTTGA